Proteins encoded in a region of the Saccharothrix ecbatanensis genome:
- a CDS encoding glycoside hydrolase family 31 protein has product MHFRDLGNGLEWRANGETLRIEAWGPDAVRVRATPGGPVLDDLPGALLDVPPGGKPEIGIAEHHATLVNGALTVRVDADTAGSVTPYLPATAGRLTFLRTEDGAELLAEQPAHFWWPGPRSAAPNGNGYHRLEQRFRAYPGERLYGLGQHTHGMFDQKGAVVDLVQRNGEVTIPLLVSDRGYGLLWNSPAVGRVELAETGTRWVADSARQIDYWVTAGAPADVLRRYADATGHAPELPAWAAGFWQCKLRYRTQDELLEVAREYQRRGLPLSVIVCDFFHWTHLGEWRFDPEEWPDPAGMVRELDEMGVKLMVSVWPSVSPVSENYHAMLDQGLFIGSDYGPVAHADWPDKGLGAYSAQVAFYDSTNPAARDHVWERIRRGYHELGITVFWLDACEPEIRPGHQTGLRYHAGPGLEVANLYPRENARMVHDGLRAAGETEVISLNRSSWAGAQRYGAALWSGDIGTDFTTLRAQIKAGLNVMMSGIPWWTTDIGGFHGGDPDDPAYREVLVRWFQYGTFCPLFRLHGFRGPSQLLEPAMTGLPNEVWSYGDEVYPILVDHLRLRERLRPYVMEQMRAAAETGLPPMRPLFLEFPDDEGAWEVDDAFLLGPDLLVAPVTAAGARERTVHLPAGARWTDAWTGHEHAGGQTLTVAAPIERIPLFVRDDARLPLHEEQA; this is encoded by the coding sequence ATGCACTTCCGCGATCTCGGCAACGGCCTCGAATGGCGGGCCAACGGCGAGACCTTGCGCATCGAGGCGTGGGGGCCCGACGCCGTCCGGGTACGGGCGACGCCCGGCGGACCGGTGCTCGACGACCTGCCTGGCGCGCTGCTCGACGTCCCGCCGGGCGGCAAGCCGGAGATCGGCATCGCCGAGCACCACGCGACCCTGGTCAACGGCGCGCTGACGGTGCGGGTCGACGCCGACACCGCGGGCTCGGTCACCCCGTACCTCCCGGCGACCGCGGGCCGGCTGACGTTCCTGCGCACGGAGGACGGGGCGGAGCTGCTGGCCGAGCAGCCCGCCCACTTCTGGTGGCCGGGTCCGCGGTCGGCGGCGCCGAACGGCAACGGCTACCACCGCCTGGAGCAGCGGTTCCGCGCCTACCCCGGTGAACGGCTCTACGGCCTCGGCCAGCACACGCACGGCATGTTCGACCAGAAGGGCGCGGTCGTCGACCTCGTGCAGCGCAACGGCGAGGTGACCATCCCGCTGCTGGTGTCCGACCGCGGCTACGGCCTGCTGTGGAACTCGCCTGCCGTCGGCCGCGTCGAGCTGGCCGAGACCGGCACCCGGTGGGTGGCCGACAGCGCCCGCCAGATCGACTACTGGGTGACCGCGGGCGCACCTGCCGACGTGCTGCGGCGGTACGCCGACGCGACCGGCCACGCGCCCGAACTGCCCGCGTGGGCGGCCGGCTTCTGGCAGTGCAAGTTGCGCTACCGCACCCAGGACGAGCTGCTGGAGGTCGCCCGCGAGTACCAGCGGCGCGGCCTGCCGCTGTCGGTGATCGTCTGCGACTTCTTCCACTGGACCCACCTCGGCGAGTGGCGCTTCGACCCGGAGGAGTGGCCCGACCCGGCCGGGATGGTGCGCGAGCTGGACGAGATGGGCGTCAAGCTCATGGTCTCGGTCTGGCCGTCCGTCAGCCCGGTGAGCGAGAACTACCACGCGATGCTGGACCAGGGCCTGTTCATCGGCTCCGACTACGGGCCGGTGGCCCACGCCGACTGGCCGGACAAGGGCCTGGGCGCGTACTCGGCGCAGGTCGCGTTCTACGACAGCACCAACCCCGCCGCCCGCGACCACGTCTGGGAGCGGATCCGCCGCGGCTACCACGAGCTGGGCATCACGGTCTTCTGGCTCGACGCCTGCGAGCCCGAGATCAGGCCCGGCCACCAGACCGGCCTGCGCTACCACGCGGGTCCGGGCCTGGAGGTGGCCAACCTGTACCCGCGCGAGAACGCCCGCATGGTCCACGACGGCCTGCGCGCGGCGGGCGAGACCGAGGTCATCTCGCTCAACCGGTCGTCCTGGGCGGGCGCGCAGCGCTACGGCGCGGCGCTGTGGTCCGGCGACATCGGCACGGACTTCACCACGTTGCGCGCGCAGATCAAGGCCGGTCTGAACGTGATGATGTCCGGCATCCCGTGGTGGACGACGGACATCGGCGGCTTCCACGGCGGCGACCCGGACGACCCGGCGTACCGCGAGGTGCTGGTGCGGTGGTTCCAGTACGGGACGTTCTGCCCGCTGTTCCGCCTGCACGGCTTCCGCGGCCCCTCGCAGCTCCTGGAGCCCGCCATGACGGGCCTGCCCAACGAGGTCTGGTCCTACGGCGACGAGGTGTACCCGATCCTGGTCGACCACCTCCGCCTGCGCGAACGCCTGCGGCCGTACGTCATGGAGCAGATGCGCGCCGCCGCCGAGACCGGTCTGCCGCCGATGCGGCCGTTGTTCCTGGAGTTCCCCGACGACGAGGGCGCGTGGGAGGTCGACGACGCGTTCCTGCTCGGCCCCGACCTGCTCGTCGCGCCCGTCACCGCCGCGGGGGCACGGGAGCGGACGGTGCACCTGCCCGCCGGAGCCCGGTGGACCGACGCGTGGACCGGCCATGAACACGCGGGTGGGCAGACGCTCACCGTCGCCGCCCCGATCGAACGCATCCCCCTGTTCGTGCGCGACGACGCACGGCTGCCACTGCACGAGGAGCAGGCTTGA
- a CDS encoding LacI family DNA-binding transcriptional regulator codes for MVTLADVARHAGVSASTVSYVLSGKRSISEETRRRVERSVAELGYHPNAGARALAAKRSHIVALVVPLRADVYVPIMMQIAISVTMTARQHGYDVLLITNDEGPEGVRRVAVSGLADGVILMDVGLDDERIPVLRELRTQAALIGLPDDRRGLSCVDHDFRAAGASCADHLADLGHREIAFIGYGSGVYQRHAGYAERTLVGFRERAEERGLRFVHRPCEGTYESTAGTLARILADRPDTTGFVVQNEGAIGPLLSLLRISGRTVPEDASVIALCPELLAEQYAPALTAVTGPAQELGRVAVEQLLKRITAAGRNEEPDDELVLLQPVLTVRESTGPHLSRAPSTP; via the coding sequence ATGGTGACACTCGCCGATGTGGCCAGGCACGCGGGCGTTTCCGCCAGCACGGTCAGCTACGTGCTCAGCGGCAAGCGCTCGATCTCCGAGGAGACCCGGCGCCGCGTCGAGCGTTCGGTGGCCGAACTCGGCTACCACCCCAACGCCGGCGCCAGGGCGTTGGCCGCGAAGCGCTCCCACATAGTCGCCCTGGTGGTGCCGCTGCGCGCCGACGTCTACGTGCCGATCATGATGCAGATCGCCATCTCGGTCACCATGACGGCCCGCCAGCACGGCTACGACGTCCTGCTGATCACCAACGACGAGGGCCCGGAGGGCGTGCGCCGGGTCGCGGTGAGCGGGCTGGCGGACGGCGTGATCCTGATGGACGTCGGGTTGGACGACGAGCGCATCCCGGTGCTGCGCGAGTTGCGCACGCAGGCCGCGCTCATCGGCCTTCCCGACGACCGGAGGGGTCTGTCCTGCGTGGACCACGACTTCAGGGCCGCGGGCGCTTCGTGCGCGGACCACCTGGCCGACCTGGGCCACCGGGAGATCGCGTTCATCGGGTACGGCTCGGGGGTGTACCAGCGGCACGCCGGGTACGCCGAGCGCACGCTCGTGGGCTTCCGGGAACGCGCCGAGGAGCGAGGTCTGCGTTTCGTGCACCGGCCGTGCGAGGGCACGTACGAGAGCACCGCCGGGACGCTGGCCCGCATCCTCGCCGACCGGCCGGACACCACGGGGTTCGTGGTGCAGAACGAGGGTGCGATCGGCCCGCTGCTCAGCCTGCTGCGGATCAGCGGGCGGACGGTGCCCGAGGACGCCTCGGTGATCGCGCTGTGCCCCGAACTGCTCGCCGAGCAGTACGCGCCCGCGCTGACGGCGGTCACCGGCCCGGCCCAGGAACTCGGCCGGGTCGCCGTCGAGCAGCTCCTCAAGCGGATCACCGCCGCCGGGCGCAACGAAGAGCCGGACGACGAACTCGTCCTGCTCCAGCCCGTCCTGACCGTTCGGGAGAGCACCGGCCCCCACCTCAGCCGGGCACCCAGCACGCCCTGA
- a CDS encoding carbohydrate ABC transporter permease: MTDTLTIERAKDERPVTGRGAVRRRKRSSRPVWEEPPTTAGQTAKGLALGVVVAVVLVPLWIIVVTSLSTQAAVNRAGGLVLWPTDVTFEAYRVMLGDATVRNALLVSLGITAVGTVLSMVVSILCAYGLSRSGSVAHRFILVLLILTMFLSGGLIPTFLVVTELGGYGQYWALILPGAVSVFNILVLRAFYSSTSADLIEAARIDGAGDWRILWTIVLPTSRAVTAVVALFYGVGYWNSFFNVMLYMPTDSEKWPLQYVLLTYVNRGNGLPGSVNSGFGSQFAQTAPLSLQMAVVVLTIVPLLLVYPFMQKHFRVGVLTGAVKG; this comes from the coding sequence ATGACCGACACGCTCACCATCGAACGCGCCAAGGACGAGCGCCCCGTGACCGGTCGGGGTGCCGTACGGCGGCGAAAGCGCTCCAGCCGCCCGGTCTGGGAGGAGCCGCCCACCACAGCCGGTCAGACCGCCAAGGGCTTGGCCCTCGGCGTGGTCGTGGCGGTCGTCCTGGTGCCGTTGTGGATCATCGTGGTGACCAGCCTGTCCACGCAGGCGGCGGTCAACCGCGCGGGTGGCCTGGTGCTGTGGCCGACCGACGTGACCTTCGAGGCGTACCGCGTGATGCTCGGCGACGCCACGGTGCGCAACGCGCTGCTGGTCAGCCTCGGCATCACGGCGGTCGGCACGGTGCTCTCCATGGTCGTGTCGATCCTGTGCGCCTATGGCCTGTCCCGGTCCGGCTCGGTGGCCCACCGCTTCATCCTGGTGCTGCTGATCCTCACGATGTTCCTCAGCGGCGGCCTGATCCCGACCTTCCTGGTCGTCACCGAACTGGGCGGCTACGGGCAGTACTGGGCGCTGATCCTGCCCGGCGCGGTGTCGGTGTTCAACATCCTGGTGCTGCGGGCGTTCTACTCGAGCACCTCGGCCGACCTGATCGAGGCGGCGCGGATCGACGGCGCCGGCGACTGGCGGATCCTGTGGACGATCGTCCTGCCGACGTCCCGGGCGGTGACCGCGGTCGTCGCCCTGTTCTACGGCGTGGGCTACTGGAACTCGTTCTTCAACGTGATGCTCTACATGCCGACCGACAGCGAGAAGTGGCCGCTCCAGTACGTGCTGCTGACCTACGTCAACCGGGGCAACGGGCTGCCCGGGTCGGTGAACTCGGGCTTCGGCTCGCAGTTCGCGCAGACCGCGCCGCTGTCGTTGCAGATGGCGGTGGTGGTGCTGACCATCGTGCCGCTGCTGCTGGTGTACCCGTTCATGCAGAAGCACTTCCGCGTCGGCGTGCTCACCGGGGCTGTCAAGGGCTGA
- a CDS encoding ABC transporter permease, whose amino-acid sequence MSSVDTEPGTKPPARKNKLSLRARLRRDRSLLLMTVPAVVLLLVFNYVPLFGLLTAFQDYNPLVGVWNSEWVGFDQFVALFGDSLFWGSLTNTLYLSFVQLILFFPIPIALALLLNSVLSERLRNLIQSIAYLPHFFSWVLAITIFQQMFGGAGLLNQFLRSNDMSTWDIMTNPDTFVLLITSQAIWKEAGWSIIVFLAALAAINTDLYESSAVDGAGRWRRLWHITLPGMMGVIMLMLVLRLGNALTVGFEQFLIQRQAVGHEAADVLDTFSFYYGIATNNYSYGAAAGLFKSVISLLLIWGANKLAHAFGEDGLYRR is encoded by the coding sequence ATGAGTTCCGTTGACACGGAACCTGGCACGAAGCCACCCGCGCGGAAGAACAAGCTGAGCCTGCGGGCGAGGCTGCGGCGGGACCGGTCGCTGTTGTTGATGACCGTTCCCGCCGTGGTCCTGCTCCTGGTGTTCAACTACGTGCCGCTGTTCGGGCTGCTGACTGCGTTCCAGGACTACAACCCGCTGGTGGGGGTGTGGAACAGCGAGTGGGTGGGCTTCGACCAGTTCGTGGCCCTGTTCGGGGACTCGCTGTTCTGGGGCTCGCTGACGAACACGCTGTACCTCAGCTTCGTGCAGCTGATCCTGTTCTTCCCGATCCCGATCGCGCTCGCGCTGCTGTTGAACTCGGTGCTCAGCGAACGGCTGCGCAACCTCATCCAGTCCATCGCCTACCTGCCGCACTTCTTCTCGTGGGTGCTCGCGATCACGATCTTCCAGCAGATGTTCGGCGGTGCGGGGCTGCTCAACCAGTTCCTGCGCAGCAACGACATGAGCACCTGGGACATCATGACCAACCCCGACACCTTCGTGCTGCTGATCACCTCGCAGGCGATCTGGAAGGAAGCCGGCTGGTCGATCATCGTCTTCCTCGCCGCGCTCGCCGCGATCAACACCGACCTGTACGAGTCGTCGGCGGTGGACGGAGCCGGGCGGTGGCGGCGGCTGTGGCACATCACCCTGCCCGGGATGATGGGCGTCATCATGCTCATGCTGGTGCTGCGCCTGGGCAACGCGCTCACCGTGGGGTTCGAGCAGTTCCTGATCCAGCGGCAGGCGGTCGGCCACGAAGCGGCCGACGTACTCGACACGTTCTCGTTCTACTACGGCATCGCCACCAACAACTACAGCTACGGCGCGGCGGCCGGGTTGTTCAAGAGCGTCATCTCGCTGCTGCTCATCTGGGGCGCGAACAAGCTGGCGCACGCTTTCGGCGAAGATGGGTTGTACCGGAGATGA
- a CDS encoding Tat pathway signal sequence domain protein has product MGIELNRRRFLSVTASVAGLTAMGGLSACGGGAEQKTGANSDALKSALPNYVPSSAIKPDIPSVAGGPDVLTDPGFLAYPSNPVTTVSGIPGKGGKYTTVTPLWGTVPTADNSFYQAMNKALGVTLDMKPADGNNYATIIPTMTAAKKLPDWIQLPSWWNANFNVGELAGSQLADLTPYLSGDKIKKYPNLAAIPTGAWQSGAWGDKIYGIPSFSSGFVFTGAVSFRRDVLEAKGITADQVKSADDLMKLGKELTDAKAGVWAFDDLWTYMFPSWGVPQKWKVDNGKLVHKYEMPQLLDALEWHYNAATAGLLHPDALAGNNADGNVRFYSGKTLIVGGGAGGWNASDHQSGTAANPDYRRAYFDFFTADGKGEPLIEIGSSSRIISYLNSNLRPEQIEELLAVADYLAAPYGSAEYTLINFGVEGVHHTMVDGIPTATEEGKKNVQPQTYPFLASPPAVISNPGTEIVTNDYTAWQAANVKHLKKPVFWNMNISLPRSMATADAGQAVEDAIKDCYHGKKKVSEVKEAINTWKSSGGGDKLIQWTDENVLQKFGTGQ; this is encoded by the coding sequence ATGGGGATTGAGCTGAATCGCCGGAGGTTCTTGAGCGTCACGGCTTCAGTCGCGGGGCTCACGGCCATGGGCGGTCTGTCCGCCTGCGGCGGCGGCGCCGAGCAGAAGACCGGCGCGAACAGCGACGCCCTCAAGTCCGCGCTGCCGAACTACGTGCCGAGCAGCGCGATCAAGCCGGACATCCCGTCCGTCGCCGGCGGCCCGGACGTGCTGACCGACCCCGGCTTCCTCGCCTACCCGTCGAACCCGGTCACCACGGTGTCCGGCATCCCGGGCAAGGGCGGCAAGTACACGACCGTCACGCCGCTGTGGGGCACGGTCCCGACCGCCGACAACTCGTTCTACCAGGCGATGAACAAGGCGCTGGGCGTCACGCTCGACATGAAGCCGGCCGACGGCAACAACTACGCCACGATCATCCCCACGATGACCGCCGCCAAGAAGCTGCCCGACTGGATCCAGCTGCCGTCCTGGTGGAACGCCAACTTCAACGTCGGCGAGCTGGCCGGGTCGCAGCTCGCGGACCTGACGCCCTACCTCTCCGGCGACAAGATCAAGAAGTACCCCAACCTCGCGGCCATCCCCACGGGCGCGTGGCAGTCCGGCGCCTGGGGCGACAAGATCTACGGCATCCCGTCGTTCTCCAGCGGGTTCGTGTTCACCGGCGCCGTGAGCTTCCGCCGTGACGTCCTCGAGGCCAAGGGCATCACCGCGGACCAGGTGAAGTCCGCCGACGACCTGATGAAGCTGGGCAAGGAGCTGACCGACGCCAAGGCCGGCGTGTGGGCGTTCGACGACCTGTGGACCTACATGTTCCCGTCCTGGGGCGTGCCCCAGAAGTGGAAGGTGGACAACGGCAAGCTGGTCCACAAGTACGAGATGCCGCAACTGCTGGACGCCCTGGAGTGGCACTACAACGCCGCGACCGCGGGCCTCCTGCACCCGGACGCGCTGGCCGGCAACAACGCCGACGGCAACGTGCGCTTCTACTCCGGGAAGACGCTGATCGTCGGCGGCGGCGCCGGCGGGTGGAACGCCTCCGACCACCAGTCCGGCACGGCTGCCAACCCGGACTACCGGCGGGCCTACTTCGACTTCTTCACCGCGGACGGCAAGGGCGAGCCGCTGATCGAGATCGGTTCCTCCTCCCGCATCATCAGCTACCTGAACAGCAACCTGAGGCCGGAGCAGATCGAGGAGTTGCTGGCGGTGGCCGACTACCTGGCCGCGCCGTACGGCTCGGCGGAGTACACGCTGATCAACTTCGGTGTCGAAGGCGTCCACCACACGATGGTCGACGGCATCCCGACCGCCACCGAAGAGGGCAAGAAGAACGTCCAGCCGCAGACCTACCCGTTCCTGGCCTCGCCGCCCGCGGTGATCAGCAACCCCGGCACGGAGATCGTCACCAACGACTACACCGCCTGGCAGGCCGCGAACGTCAAGCACCTGAAGAAGCCGGTGTTCTGGAACATGAACATCAGCCTGCCGCGGTCGATGGCCACCGCCGACGCGGGACAGGCCGTCGAGGACGCCATCAAGGACTGCTACCACGGCAAGAAGAAGGTCTCGGAGGTGAAGGAGGCCATCAACACCTGGAAGTCCAGTGGCGGCGGGGACAAGCTGATCCAGTGGACGGACGAGAACGTCCTCCAGAAGTTCGGGACCGGGCAATGA
- a CDS encoding glycoside hydrolase family 3 protein, with protein MSSSSLSATVRLPFHDSELDVRKRVDDLLDRLTLDERLAMLHQHAPAVPRLGVGPFRTGSEALHGVSWLGVATAFPQAVGLGATWDEELVRRVAEATSIELRAFHRHRPPTDGDAPTSLQAWAPVVNLLRDPRWGRNEEGYSEDPVHTARLGEAFCRGMAGDDPRFLRTAPVLKHFLAYNNEDDRCTTSSGVRPRVLHEYDLAAFRPVVASGAATGAMAAYNLVNGRPCHVSPLIEDELRRWAEPTGHELFVVSDAEAPSNLVDPEHYFDDHVESHAAALKAGIDSFTDHGLDSATPVGRLREALERGLIDETDINRAVRRQLALRFRLGEFDPDLDPYAAIGPDVIDHPDHRVLAARAATESVVLLKNDGLLPLDKAAAPRLAVIGPLSDVLHEDWYSGTLPYQVTIAAGLEAAVGEVVRVSGEDRIALRSGTTGRLLGDTAFDVAEWGDGVVTLRSADTGLHLSAKDGSLVADEERIKSWDVHQTFRLEPVADDGDIVLLRNVLTSRYAAVDPDGRVGVTAETPETAERWSRELLRDGAEEARTAAAAADVAVVVLGNHPLINGRETQDRTGTALPETQAALLRAVADVQPSTVLVVMSSYPYALDWADEHLPAVVWTSHGGQETGHAVAAVLLGDAEPAGRLPQSWYRGDDELPHPLDYDIIKAGWTYQYHRAAPLYPFGHGLSYTDFAYRDLRLSSEVVPQDGSLDISVTVANTGARPGSDVVQVYARALAARYDAPQLHLVDFRKVRVGAGDSEALTFRLPVERLAHWDVARGAFTVDPGDYEIVVARSAGNHVLVGRLTVTGENPTPRAVVDRRTSAVDFDDYSDLVLVDATKATGDAVAPADPTRPAAVLFRAVNLTGAVGVEVEVARADGSGEARLEFRVADRSVAVVEVPLTGDRHTWTTATAEFPERLAGVHDLRVTLHGDVRLTAFRLTSATVVAE; from the coding sequence GTGAGTTCCTCATCCCTGTCCGCCACCGTGCGGCTGCCGTTCCACGACTCCGAGCTGGACGTGCGCAAGCGCGTCGATGATCTGCTCGACCGGCTGACGCTCGACGAGCGGCTCGCGATGCTGCACCAGCACGCACCGGCCGTGCCGCGGCTCGGCGTCGGGCCCTTCCGCACCGGCTCCGAGGCGTTGCACGGTGTCTCGTGGCTCGGCGTCGCCACGGCGTTCCCGCAGGCAGTGGGCCTGGGCGCGACCTGGGACGAGGAGCTGGTCCGCCGCGTGGCGGAGGCGACCTCGATCGAGCTGCGCGCGTTCCACCGGCACCGCCCGCCCACCGACGGCGACGCCCCGACGAGCCTTCAGGCGTGGGCGCCGGTGGTGAACCTGCTGCGCGACCCGCGCTGGGGACGCAACGAGGAGGGCTACTCCGAGGACCCCGTGCACACCGCGCGACTGGGGGAGGCGTTCTGCCGCGGCATGGCGGGCGACGACCCGCGGTTCCTGCGCACGGCACCCGTGCTCAAGCACTTCCTCGCCTACAACAACGAGGACGACCGCTGCACCACTTCGTCCGGTGTGCGTCCCCGTGTGCTGCACGAGTACGACCTGGCGGCGTTCCGGCCCGTGGTGGCGTCCGGCGCGGCGACCGGCGCCATGGCCGCATACAACCTGGTCAACGGCCGTCCGTGCCACGTCAGCCCGCTGATCGAGGACGAGCTGCGCCGCTGGGCCGAGCCGACCGGGCACGAGCTGTTCGTGGTCAGCGACGCGGAAGCGCCGTCCAACCTGGTCGACCCGGAGCACTACTTCGACGACCACGTGGAGTCCCACGCCGCCGCGCTCAAGGCGGGCATCGACAGCTTCACCGACCACGGCCTGGACAGCGCCACACCGGTCGGACGGCTGCGCGAGGCGCTGGAACGTGGCCTGATCGACGAGACCGACATCAACCGCGCGGTGCGCCGGCAGCTGGCGCTGCGGTTCCGCCTCGGTGAGTTCGACCCGGACCTCGACCCGTACGCCGCGATCGGTCCCGACGTGATCGACCACCCGGACCACCGGGTGCTCGCCGCACGTGCGGCCACGGAGTCCGTGGTGCTGCTGAAGAACGACGGGCTGCTGCCGCTCGACAAGGCCGCGGCACCCCGCCTCGCGGTCATCGGACCGCTCTCCGACGTGCTGCACGAGGACTGGTACAGCGGCACGCTGCCGTACCAGGTCACCATCGCCGCCGGTCTTGAGGCCGCGGTCGGCGAGGTGGTCCGCGTGTCGGGCGAGGACCGGATCGCGCTGCGTTCCGGCACCACCGGCCGGCTCCTCGGCGACACCGCGTTCGACGTCGCCGAATGGGGCGACGGCGTGGTGACCCTGCGGTCGGCCGACACCGGTCTCCACCTGAGCGCCAAGGACGGCTCGCTGGTCGCCGACGAGGAGCGGATCAAGAGCTGGGACGTGCACCAGACGTTCCGGCTGGAGCCCGTCGCGGACGACGGCGACATTGTGCTCCTACGCAACGTCCTGACCAGCCGTTACGCCGCGGTCGACCCCGACGGCCGCGTGGGCGTCACGGCCGAGACGCCCGAGACCGCCGAGCGCTGGTCGCGGGAGCTGCTGCGCGACGGCGCGGAGGAGGCCCGCACCGCCGCGGCCGCCGCCGACGTCGCGGTCGTCGTCCTCGGCAACCACCCGCTCATCAACGGCCGCGAAACCCAGGACCGCACCGGCACCGCGCTGCCCGAAACGCAGGCGGCACTGCTCCGCGCCGTCGCCGACGTCCAGCCGTCCACCGTCCTGGTGGTGATGAGCAGCTACCCCTACGCCCTCGACTGGGCCGACGAGCACCTGCCGGCCGTGGTGTGGACTTCCCACGGTGGGCAGGAGACAGGTCACGCCGTCGCCGCCGTGCTGCTCGGTGACGCCGAGCCGGCGGGCCGGCTGCCGCAGAGCTGGTACCGGGGCGACGACGAGCTGCCCCACCCGCTCGACTACGACATCATCAAGGCGGGGTGGACCTACCAGTACCACCGGGCCGCACCGCTGTACCCGTTCGGCCACGGTTTGTCCTACACCGACTTCGCCTACCGCGACCTGCGGTTGTCGTCGGAGGTCGTGCCGCAGGACGGATCGCTCGACATCTCGGTGACGGTGGCGAACACCGGCGCGCGGCCCGGCAGCGACGTGGTCCAGGTCTACGCACGGGCGTTGGCCGCCCGCTACGACGCGCCCCAGCTGCACCTCGTGGACTTCCGCAAGGTCCGCGTCGGCGCGGGGGACAGCGAGGCGCTGACCTTCCGGCTGCCCGTCGAACGGCTCGCCCACTGGGACGTCGCGCGCGGTGCGTTCACGGTCGATCCGGGCGACTACGAGATCGTCGTCGCCCGTTCCGCCGGGAACCACGTCCTCGTCGGCCGGCTCACCGTCACCGGCGAGAACCCCACGCCGCGTGCGGTGGTCGACCGGCGCACCAGCGCCGTCGACTTCGACGACTACTCGGACCTCGTGCTCGTCGACGCGACCAAGGCCACCGGCGACGCGGTCGCTCCGGCGGACCCGACGCGACCCGCGGCAGTGCTGTTCCGCGCTGTGAACCTGACCGGCGCCGTCGGCGTCGAGGTCGAGGTGGCGCGTGCGGACGGCTCGGGGGAAGCGCGGCTGGAGTTCCGCGTGGCCGACCGATCGGTAGCCGTGGTCGAGGTGCCGCTGACGGGCGACCGCCACACGTGGACGACCGCCACGGCCGAGTTCCCGGAGCGGTTGGCCGGAGTCCACGACCTGCGGGTGACCCTGCACGGCGACGTCCGACTCACCGCGTTCCGACTCACCTCGGCGACCGTGGTCGCCGAATAA